One genomic segment of Strix aluco isolate bStrAlu1 chromosome 7, bStrAlu1.hap1, whole genome shotgun sequence includes these proteins:
- the LOC141926182 gene encoding uncharacterized protein LOC141926182 isoform X3, translating into MEDSWALLLDQSSSKLQKNGCWSSTSIQPWMLRVPGQHRAPIGSGPMLALPELGNQSSRTAAPDDQQTVSNLLVVKKIVTRQMSDHVEPSEFFDPFNLFSNLGMAKKLCWTNWLSLFSRQWIKSRCRTTLPAWDLAVQAFPVQAG; encoded by the exons ATGGAGGACTCCTGGGCTCTTCTCCTTGACCAATCTTCATCGAAATTGCAGAAGAACGGGTGTTGGTCCAGCACCTCCATCCAGCCATGGATGCTGCGAGTGCCAGGGCAGCACAGGGCGCCCATCGGATCTGGACCCATGCTGGCATTACCTGAG CTCGGTAATCAGTCTTCCCGTACCGCCGCTCCTGATGACCAGCAAACTGTCTCCAACCTTCTGGTTGTCAAGAAAATTGTGACAAGGCAAATGTCAGATCATGTGGAGCCTTCTGAATTTTTTGACCCCTTCAATCTGTTTTCCAACCTGGGTATGGCAAAGAAGCTGTGTTGGACTAATTGGTtgtctctcttctccaggcagtgGATAAAGTCCAG ATGTAGGACCACTTTACCTGCGTGGGACCTGGCTGTGCAAGCTTTTCCTGTACAGGCTGGCTGA
- the LOC141926182 gene encoding uncharacterized protein LOC141926182 isoform X1 — translation MEDSWALLLDQSSSKLQKNGCWSSTSIQPWMLRVPGQHRAPIGSGPMLALPELGNQSSRTAAPDDQQTVSNLLVVKKIVTRQMSDHVEPSEFFDPFNLFSNLGMAKKLCWTNWLSLFSRQWIKSRYLQIPVFGAGAKAFDGELPACALEAPGQITDLLPLLSKAAKLEVGPFYAMVAPFRRGSQDPSNGPVELGEIGTWLEVRLWAPVFYPIPLPRGWTRTWILLEA, via the exons ATGGAGGACTCCTGGGCTCTTCTCCTTGACCAATCTTCATCGAAATTGCAGAAGAACGGGTGTTGGTCCAGCACCTCCATCCAGCCATGGATGCTGCGAGTGCCAGGGCAGCACAGGGCGCCCATCGGATCTGGACCCATGCTGGCATTACCTGAG CTCGGTAATCAGTCTTCCCGTACCGCCGCTCCTGATGACCAGCAAACTGTCTCCAACCTTCTGGTTGTCAAGAAAATTGTGACAAGGCAAATGTCAGATCATGTGGAGCCTTCTGAATTTTTTGACCCCTTCAATCTGTTTTCCAACCTGGGTATGGCAAAGAAGCTGTGTTGGACTAATTGGTtgtctctcttctccaggcagtgGATAAAGTCCAG ATATCTCCAAATTCCAGTGTTTGGTGCTGGAGCCAAAGCTTTTGATGGTGAATTACCTGCCTGTGCCTTAGAGGCTCCTGGACAAATCACCGATCTCCTGCCACTGCTGAGCAAGGCAGCAAAACTGGAGGTAGGTCCTTTTTATGCCATGGTGGCACCTTTCAGAAGAGGGTCCCAGGACCCATCCAACGGCCCTGTGGAGCTGGGAGAGATCGGGACATGGTTGGAGGTCAGGCTATGGGCCCCCGTGTTCTACCCCATTCCTCTGCCGAGAGGCTGGACGAGGACATGGATCCTACTGGAAGCTTAA
- the LOC141926182 gene encoding uncharacterized protein LOC141926182 isoform X2, with protein MEDSWALLLDQSSSKLQKNGCWSSTSIQPWMLRVPGQHRAPIGSGPMLALPELGNQSSRTAAPDDQQTVSNLLVVKKIVTRQMSDHVEPSEFFDPFNLFSNLGMAKKLCWTNWLSLFSRQWIKSRYLQIPVFGAGAKAFDGELPACALEAPGQITDLLPLLSKAAKLEVQISGVYKWCGHSPRVGVEGGRHLKINRSWTCRWQGWV; from the exons ATGGAGGACTCCTGGGCTCTTCTCCTTGACCAATCTTCATCGAAATTGCAGAAGAACGGGTGTTGGTCCAGCACCTCCATCCAGCCATGGATGCTGCGAGTGCCAGGGCAGCACAGGGCGCCCATCGGATCTGGACCCATGCTGGCATTACCTGAG CTCGGTAATCAGTCTTCCCGTACCGCCGCTCCTGATGACCAGCAAACTGTCTCCAACCTTCTGGTTGTCAAGAAAATTGTGACAAGGCAAATGTCAGATCATGTGGAGCCTTCTGAATTTTTTGACCCCTTCAATCTGTTTTCCAACCTGGGTATGGCAAAGAAGCTGTGTTGGACTAATTGGTtgtctctcttctccaggcagtgGATAAAGTCCAG ATATCTCCAAATTCCAGTGTTTGGTGCTGGAGCCAAAGCTTTTGATGGTGAATTACCTGCCTGTGCCTTAGAGGCTCCTGGACAAATCACCGATCTCCTGCCACTGCTGAGCAAGGCAGCAAAACTGGAG GTTCAGATTTCGGGAGTGTACAAGTGGTGCGGTCACAGTCCTCGTGTTGGAGTCGAAGGTGGAAGAcacctgaaaataaacagaagttggACGTGTCGATGGCAGGGATGGGTCTGA